In Clostridia bacterium, a genomic segment contains:
- a CDS encoding nucleoside recognition domain-containing protein: protein TIGGTIAPLLIPLGFFGWQLAAAAVAGFVAKENVVATLAITIAASSEEILNIPGGVLSQFFTPVTAYAFLIFNLFTPPCFAAIGAMNTELADRKWLLKGLAFQFSVGYLLAMLITQIGTVLFYGELAAGFIPAGVIMVIYALIVYYLVRKSRSKKMQFSAVAH from the coding sequence CACTATTGGTGGCACTATAGCCCCCTTGTTAATTCCACTTGGATTTTTTGGATGGCAGTTGGCAGCTGCTGCGGTAGCAGGATTTGTAGCAAAAGAAAATGTTGTGGCAACCCTAGCAATAACTATAGCAGCTTCATCGGAAGAAATATTGAATATACCGGGAGGAGTTCTTAGCCAATTCTTCACACCGGTTACAGCTTATGCATTCTTGATTTTTAACCTGTTTACACCTCCCTGTTTTGCAGCTATTGGTGCTATGAATACTGAGTTGGCTGATAGGAAATGGTTATTAAAAGGCCTTGCCTTCCAATTTAGTGTAGGGTATCTGCTTGCTATGCTTATAACACAAATTGGTACAGTCTTATTTTATGGAGAACTGGCAGCAGGGTTTATTCCTGCAGGTGTAATAATGGTTATATATGCGTTGATTGTCTACTATCTGGTGAGAAAATCAAGGTCAAAAAAAATGCAGTTTTCTGCTGTAGCACATTAG
- a CDS encoding FeoB-associated Cys-rich membrane protein, whose product MLATIIIAVIFFGIIAYGIYKSIKSMRNNSCPGCSMGCSEQMRKSCNTQH is encoded by the coding sequence ATGTTAGCAACAATAATAATAGCAGTAATCTTTTTTGGAATAATTGCCTATGGCATATACAAATCAATAAAAAGTATGAGAAATAATTCTTGCCCCGGATGTTCAATGGGTTGTTCAGAGCAAATGAGGAAAAGCTGCAATACGCA